The Nitrospira sp. genome contains a region encoding:
- a CDS encoding transcriptional regulator, which produces MALTREFRNTVTARAERDPRFREALFTAALNAYLAGDPTVGKAILRDLVNATIGFEELALTLKKPSKSLHRMLAPRGNPSTDNFFSILSALQKKAHVKLRVTAKAS; this is translated from the coding sequence ATGGCACTCACACGAGAGTTTAGAAATACGGTAACGGCCCGAGCAGAGCGTGATCCGCGCTTTCGTGAGGCACTGTTTACAGCGGCGCTTAACGCCTATCTCGCCGGCGATCCCACCGTGGGCAAGGCTATCCTCCGTGACCTGGTCAATGCCACCATCGGGTTTGAGGAGTTAGCCCTGACGCTCAAGAAGCCGAGCAAAAGCTTGCATCGGATGTTGGCCCCGCGTGGGAATCCAAGCACAGACAACTTCTTCAGCATCTTGAGCGCGCTCCAGAAGAAGGCTCACGTCAAATTGCGCGTAACCGCGAAAGCGAGCTGA
- the ileS gene encoding isoleucine--tRNA ligase — protein sequence MDYKATLNLPKTDFPMKANLPQREPEMLARWTQEKLYERIQESRQGFPRYVLHDGPPYANGRIHIGHALNKILKDIIIKSKTMSGYQVPYVPGWDCHGLPIEHQVLKELGDKKRDLDALAIRKLCKEYAEKYVSIQREEFQRLGVLGDWQQPYLTLNPAYEGTIIREFGRFVERGGVYKGLKPVLWCTQDQTALAEAEVEYENHTSPSVYVKFPLVSPPDVLQKTAFKDIAFANTVKKISVVIWTTTPWTLPANQAICLHPDLDYVFVQLDGSDEAFIMARGRVESVLAEWGAKNPTLFGQRKGREGFEGLETQRPLSHGLSPILLGDFVTLEQGTGCVHIAPGHGMEDYLLVLDHNAKASVGERLEILAPVDNGGKFTAAVPEFVGQHVFKANPKIVERLKENGRLLGHGSLNHSYPHCWRCKQPVIFRATEQWFVSMETNELRKEALAEIERVRWIPAYGRDRINGMIENRPDWCLSRQRVWGTPIPGFTCVKCGKVLAHPRVIDHVADLIGQHGTDYWFANQAAALLPAGTQCEGCGGTEFEKERDILDVWFESGVSYATVLKPRQWWPADLYLEGSDQHRGWFHSALLAGVITDHQAPYKAVLTHGFVLDGAGRKMSKSAGNVVAPQDVIKQSGAEILRLWVSAQDYREDLRISQEILNHLIEAYRKIRNTCRFLLSNLYDFDPAQHRVPFDQLPELDRWALMRLGDLIPRVRKGYDDFEFHTIFHALNNFCSVDLSAVYLDILKDRLYTFRKDSPLRRGSQTVLFDILVALTKLMAPVLSFTSEEIWRMLPESVRVDSKADSVHLAMFPEVDPRWADAKLAERWEQLLEVRTAVQAALEVQRREKVIGSPLEARVVIDANADRYELLRSYGQDLASFFIVSDVELRLVHHLPVKPDFSITVQRAVGVKCERCWNYRGSVGSFPDHPTLCDRCVEAVR from the coding sequence ATGGACTATAAAGCGACCCTCAACTTGCCGAAGACCGACTTCCCGATGAAGGCGAATCTGCCGCAGCGGGAACCGGAGATGCTCGCCCGGTGGACTCAGGAAAAGCTCTACGAGCGTATCCAGGAATCCCGTCAGGGGTTCCCGCGCTATGTGTTGCACGACGGGCCACCCTATGCGAACGGGCGGATCCACATCGGCCACGCGCTGAACAAGATTCTGAAAGACATCATCATCAAGTCGAAGACGATGTCGGGGTATCAAGTCCCCTACGTGCCCGGCTGGGATTGTCACGGTCTGCCGATCGAACATCAGGTCCTGAAGGAGCTGGGCGACAAGAAACGGGATCTGGATGCCCTCGCGATCCGCAAGCTCTGTAAGGAATATGCCGAGAAATATGTCTCGATTCAGCGGGAAGAATTCCAACGGCTGGGCGTGTTGGGCGACTGGCAGCAACCCTATCTCACGTTGAATCCTGCCTATGAGGGCACGATCATCCGCGAGTTCGGACGGTTTGTGGAGCGGGGCGGGGTCTACAAGGGCCTGAAGCCTGTGTTGTGGTGTACCCAAGATCAGACGGCATTGGCCGAGGCCGAAGTCGAGTACGAGAACCACACGTCGCCCTCTGTCTATGTGAAGTTCCCGTTGGTAAGTCCGCCAGACGTGCTCCAAAAGACAGCATTTAAGGACATCGCATTTGCGAACACGGTCAAGAAGATTTCTGTCGTAATTTGGACCACGACACCATGGACTTTGCCAGCGAACCAGGCAATCTGCCTCCATCCTGATCTCGATTACGTTTTTGTCCAGCTTGATGGAAGCGATGAAGCTTTCATCATGGCCAGAGGTCGTGTTGAGAGTGTGCTAGCGGAATGGGGTGCCAAGAATCCCACTCTTTTCGGGCAACGGAAAGGGCGGGAAGGATTTGAAGGCCTAGAGACGCAACGTCCCTTAAGCCATGGCCTTTCGCCGATTCTTCTGGGAGACTTTGTCACGTTGGAGCAGGGAACGGGCTGTGTCCACATTGCGCCGGGCCACGGTATGGAAGACTACCTACTGGTGCTGGATCACAATGCCAAGGCCAGCGTCGGTGAGCGGCTCGAAATCCTGGCGCCGGTGGATAACGGCGGGAAGTTCACGGCCGCGGTTCCTGAGTTTGTCGGGCAGCATGTCTTCAAAGCCAATCCCAAAATCGTGGAGCGCCTCAAGGAGAACGGGCGGTTACTCGGGCATGGTTCGCTCAACCACTCCTATCCGCATTGCTGGCGCTGCAAGCAGCCGGTCATCTTCCGCGCGACCGAACAGTGGTTCGTCTCGATGGAGACGAATGAACTGCGGAAAGAAGCGTTGGCGGAGATTGAGCGGGTGCGCTGGATTCCGGCCTACGGGCGCGATCGGATCAACGGAATGATCGAGAACCGGCCTGACTGGTGCCTCTCGCGTCAGCGTGTCTGGGGTACGCCGATCCCCGGTTTTACCTGCGTGAAATGCGGCAAGGTCTTGGCCCACCCCCGTGTGATCGATCATGTCGCGGACTTGATCGGACAACATGGTACAGACTATTGGTTTGCCAACCAGGCTGCCGCGTTGCTGCCTGCCGGGACTCAGTGCGAAGGTTGCGGTGGGACGGAATTTGAAAAGGAACGCGACATTCTGGACGTGTGGTTCGAGTCCGGCGTGAGTTATGCGACGGTGCTCAAGCCTCGGCAATGGTGGCCGGCGGATCTGTATCTGGAAGGGTCCGATCAGCATCGTGGCTGGTTCCATAGCGCCTTGCTGGCGGGGGTCATCACCGATCATCAAGCGCCTTACAAGGCCGTGCTCACGCATGGATTTGTATTGGACGGGGCTGGACGGAAGATGTCGAAATCGGCGGGTAACGTCGTCGCGCCGCAGGATGTGATCAAGCAATCGGGCGCGGAGATCCTTCGTCTCTGGGTGTCGGCCCAGGACTATCGTGAGGACCTGCGGATTTCCCAGGAGATCCTGAACCATCTCATTGAGGCCTACCGGAAGATCCGCAACACCTGCCGGTTCCTGTTGAGCAATCTCTACGACTTCGATCCCGCGCAGCATCGCGTGCCGTTCGATCAGTTGCCCGAATTAGACCGCTGGGCGCTGATGCGGTTGGGCGACCTGATTCCGCGGGTGCGTAAGGGGTACGACGACTTCGAGTTCCATACGATCTTTCATGCGTTGAACAACTTCTGTTCCGTCGATTTGAGCGCGGTCTACCTCGATATCCTGAAAGACCGGCTCTACACGTTCCGCAAGGATTCGCCGTTGCGGCGCGGCTCGCAGACCGTCTTGTTCGACATTCTGGTGGCCCTCACGAAGTTGATGGCGCCGGTGCTGAGTTTCACGTCGGAAGAAATCTGGCGGATGCTGCCGGAGTCGGTGCGGGTGGACTCGAAGGCCGACAGCGTGCATCTGGCCATGTTCCCTGAAGTCGATCCGCGTTGGGCGGATGCGAAGCTGGCTGAGCGGTGGGAGCAGTTGCTTGAAGTGAGAACGGCAGTCCAGGCGGCATTGGAAGTGCAACGTCGTGAGAAGGTGATCGGGTCGCCGCTGGAAGCGCGGGTCGTGATCGACGCGAATGCCGACCGATATGAGTTACTCCGGTCCTATGGACAAGACCTGGCGTCGTTTTTTATCGTCTCTGATGTCGAACTGAGGCTCGTGCACCATTTGCCGGTCAAGCCAGACTTCTCGATTACGGTGCAGAGGGCCGTCGGGGTGAAGTGTGAACGGTGCTGGAATTATCGCGGATCGGTCGGAAGCTTTCCGGACCATCCGACTCTTTGTGACCGTTGTGTTGAGGCGGTCCGTTGA
- a CDS encoding efflux RND transporter periplasmic adaptor subunit, with protein sequence MRRIGVIVGVLALGLAIAGYVFFNGERKAVVRYRTVPVERGTIVSLVTATGTINPITTIQVGSQVSGMIESLHADFNSKVTANQVVARIDPFPYQARRDQALASLANAKAAFEKARIDLAQRRRELDRAKSLIGQQFISQNEVDVALTASEGAVAQLKVTEAAVKQAEAMLQAAELDLKYTVIRSPVDGVVISRLVEVGQRIAASFTIPMLFLIAEDVTKMQVDTNVSEADIGGIAEGKAASFTVDAYPGEQFHGRVRQVRNAPINIQNVVTYDVVVEFDNPAFRLKPGMTANVSIVVAKKENILKVPNSALRFTPPKTVRDEQASGRPAKGEGDGRMSGGAAPEPGPRRLAIWKQGADEALERVPVEMGISDGAYAEIGSASINEGDQVIIGIDSPRGDRKGGDLPPGFGSGQQRGARRDRGL encoded by the coding sequence ATGCGTCGGATCGGGGTCATCGTCGGAGTCCTTGCGCTGGGTCTTGCCATCGCCGGGTATGTGTTTTTCAACGGCGAGCGAAAGGCCGTTGTGCGCTACCGCACGGTTCCTGTCGAACGGGGCACCATTGTCTCGCTGGTCACGGCGACCGGGACGATCAATCCCATCACCACGATTCAGGTCGGGAGTCAGGTCTCCGGCATGATCGAGAGCCTCCATGCGGATTTCAATTCCAAAGTGACCGCCAACCAAGTGGTGGCGCGTATCGATCCCTTTCCCTACCAAGCCCGTCGCGATCAAGCGCTCGCCAGTTTGGCGAACGCGAAGGCGGCGTTCGAGAAGGCACGGATCGATCTGGCCCAACGGCGTCGGGAACTGGACCGGGCCAAGTCGCTGATCGGCCAGCAATTCATCTCGCAGAACGAAGTGGACGTCGCGTTGACCGCCTCAGAAGGCGCGGTGGCGCAGCTCAAAGTCACGGAGGCTGCCGTCAAGCAGGCGGAAGCGATGCTGCAGGCGGCCGAGTTGGATTTGAAGTATACGGTGATCCGTTCACCGGTTGACGGCGTGGTGATTTCGCGCCTCGTCGAGGTCGGGCAGCGTATCGCAGCCAGCTTTACCATACCCATGCTGTTTCTGATCGCCGAAGATGTCACGAAGATGCAGGTCGATACCAACGTCAGCGAGGCCGATATCGGCGGGATCGCCGAGGGAAAAGCGGCTTCGTTCACCGTGGACGCCTACCCGGGAGAGCAGTTTCACGGCCGGGTGAGACAGGTGAGAAATGCGCCGATCAATATTCAGAATGTGGTGACCTACGATGTCGTGGTCGAGTTCGATAACCCGGCGTTTCGTCTGAAGCCGGGCATGACGGCGAACGTCTCCATTGTCGTGGCGAAAAAAGAGAACATTCTCAAAGTGCCGAATTCGGCGCTCCGTTTTACCCCGCCCAAGACGGTGCGCGATGAACAGGCCTCGGGCAGACCCGCCAAGGGTGAGGGCGACGGCCGCATGTCCGGAGGCGCTGCTCCTGAACCAGGGCCTCGCCGGTTGGCCATTTGGAAGCAGGGGGCCGACGAGGCCTTGGAACGAGTTCCTGTCGAGATGGGTATTTCAGACGGGGCTTACGCTGAAATCGGTTCGGCTTCGATCAATGAGGGGGACCAGGTCATCATCGGGATCGACTCTCCGCGTGGGGATCGCAAGGGCGGTGACCTGCCGCCGGGATTCGGGTCCGGGCAACAGCGCGGCGCCCGGCGTGATCGCGGGCTCTAA
- the lspA gene encoding signal peptidase II yields the protein MSNSVRYLLLGLLSLAIVVLDQVTKLSVMESMRLHESIPVIANFFSITYIRNPGAAFGFLSSSSSSFRFIFFGVTSVFAVGLLGTILVRMPKDDWMGRLSVAAILGGAIGNLLDRLRYGEVIDFLDFYFNAYHFPAFNVADSAITVGVAFLILHFALEKEPEATPVVPDNPPS from the coding sequence TTGAGCAACTCCGTCCGCTATCTCCTGCTCGGTTTACTGAGTCTGGCAATTGTCGTACTGGATCAGGTCACGAAGCTCTCTGTCATGGAGTCCATGCGGCTCCATGAATCGATTCCGGTCATCGCCAACTTCTTCAGCATCACCTACATCCGGAATCCCGGTGCGGCTTTCGGGTTTCTCTCCTCCAGCAGCAGTTCGTTCCGGTTCATCTTTTTCGGTGTGACGTCGGTCTTTGCCGTAGGCCTGCTGGGCACGATTCTGGTCCGCATGCCGAAGGATGATTGGATGGGGCGGCTGAGCGTGGCGGCAATTCTCGGCGGGGCGATCGGGAACTTACTGGACCGCTTGCGGTACGGGGAAGTGATCGACTTTCTGGACTTTTATTTCAACGCCTACCATTTCCCTGCATTTAACGTCGCCGACTCGGCGATCACCGTCGGGGTGGCATTTCTGATTCTGCACTTTGCGCTGGAGAAGGAGCCGGAGGCGACGCCGGTGGTTCCCGATAACCCGCCTTCCTGA
- a CDS encoding GNAT family N-acetyltransferase — MRQATIDDVEQLVPLFDAYRQFYGRTSDVAAARAFLLARCANKESTLFIAHEGDTAIGFAQLYPSFSSVSLARIFILNDLFVQEQARRTRVAFSLLSAAATFAVSLGAVRLSLSTALTNDAAQALYRSAGWKRDEQFCVYHLALSV, encoded by the coding sequence ATCAGACAAGCCACCATCGATGATGTCGAACAACTCGTTCCACTCTTCGACGCCTATCGTCAGTTTTACGGTCGGACCAGCGATGTGGCTGCCGCGCGGGCGTTCCTGCTTGCCCGTTGTGCGAACAAAGAGTCCACGCTGTTCATTGCGCATGAGGGAGATACGGCGATCGGTTTCGCACAGCTCTATCCGAGCTTCTCGTCCGTGTCGCTGGCCCGGATTTTTATCCTCAACGATCTTTTCGTGCAGGAGCAGGCCCGGAGAACCCGCGTTGCCTTTTCGCTGTTGTCGGCTGCTGCCACCTTTGCAGTGTCACTCGGTGCGGTGCGCCTCTCGCTCTCAACTGCGCTCACAAACGACGCCGCCCAGGCGCTCTACCGCTCCGCTGGCTGGAAGCGGGACGAACAATTTTGCGTCTATCACCTGGCCCTCTCGGTTTAG
- a CDS encoding antibiotic biosynthesis monooxygenase, translating to MPHVLIIHEVEAYPAWKAVFDGAADLRKRAGEISYQLLRHDQDANSIVHFSAWSSLENARRFFESPELVELRRAAGVKAPDFLYLEEIERGVL from the coding sequence ATGCCCCACGTGTTGATTATTCACGAAGTCGAAGCCTACCCCGCCTGGAAAGCTGTGTTCGATGGCGCGGCGGATCTGCGGAAACGTGCCGGAGAAATCAGCTACCAGCTCCTGCGCCACGACCAAGATGCGAATAGCATTGTTCACTTCTCGGCCTGGTCTAGCTTGGAGAACGCCCGGCGCTTCTTCGAGTCCCCGGAATTGGTCGAATTGAGGCGAGCTGCCGGAGTGAAAGCACCGGACTTTCTCTATCTGGAAGAGATCGAACGAGGCGTCCTCTAG
- a CDS encoding HNH nuclease family protein, whose protein sequence is MARSNQSQRDHNLRERALKLFPWICAHCGREFDGKKLSQLTVHHKDHNHDNNPPDGSNWELLCLYCHDNEHQRYQAADASDESPPRRKQDQPSTFTPFAHLADMLKRRT, encoded by the coding sequence ATGGCACGGAGCAACCAGTCTCAGCGCGACCACAATCTTCGAGAACGCGCACTCAAATTATTTCCTTGGATCTGCGCGCACTGCGGGCGTGAATTTGACGGCAAGAAGCTGAGCCAGCTCACCGTCCATCACAAGGACCACAACCACGACAACAATCCGCCCGACGGGAGCAACTGGGAGTTGCTCTGTCTCTACTGCCACGACAATGAGCACCAGCGGTATCAAGCAGCTGATGCGTCGGATGAATCGCCGCCGCGGCGGAAGCAAGATCAACCTTCGACCTTCACGCCCTTCGCCCATCTCGCGGACATGCTCAAGCGAAGAACCTAG
- the thiC gene encoding phosphomethylpyrimidine synthase ThiC yields MSEAHTQNGSSNGHGSKPSTARLTTTPFAASRKVHVDGALPGVRVPMREISLTPTQSANGQGSTPNQPITIYDTSGPYTDPNVTIDVRAGLPPLRRAWIESRRDTEELSQVTSQYGRQRAADPKLADLRFTHIRKPLRAKAGHNVSQMHYAKKGIITPEMEFIAIRENQSRARAKELLASTNGHGGGVLQHPGQAWGARIPNIITPEFVRDEVARGRAIIPNNINHPETEPMIIGRNFLVKINSNIGNSAVASSIEEEVEKMIWSIRWGADTVMDLSTGKNIHETREWIIRNSPVPIGTVPIYQALEKVNGKAEDLTWEIFRDTLIEQAEQGVDYFTIHAGVLLRYVPMTAKRMTGIVSRGGSIHAKWCLSHHQENFAYTHFEEICEIMKAYDVAFSLGDGLRPGSIADANDEAQFAELETLGELTKIARNHDVQVMIEGPGHVPMHMIQENMEKQLKECQEAPFYTLGPLTTDIAPGYDHITSGIGAAMIGWYGCAMLCYVTPKEHLGLPTKEDVKVGVVTYKIAAHAADLAKGHPGAQARDNALSKARFEFRWEDQFNLSLDPDTARSYHDATLPDNAAKVAHFCSMCGPHFCSMKITQDVRDYAAQKQLEEQQAIQIGMKEKSEEFKKAGSEIYL; encoded by the coding sequence ATGAGCGAGGCCCATACACAGAACGGTTCCAGCAACGGTCATGGCTCCAAGCCCTCGACCGCGCGCCTCACCACGACCCCTTTTGCGGCTTCGCGCAAGGTGCATGTTGACGGCGCGCTCCCGGGGGTCCGGGTCCCGATGCGCGAAATCAGCCTGACCCCCACGCAGTCAGCCAACGGCCAGGGCTCTACGCCCAACCAGCCGATCACGATTTACGACACCTCCGGTCCTTATACCGATCCGAACGTGACGATCGATGTGCGCGCCGGCCTGCCGCCCTTGCGCCGAGCCTGGATCGAGAGTCGCCGGGATACGGAAGAACTTTCGCAGGTCACGTCCCAGTACGGGCGTCAGCGAGCCGCGGACCCGAAATTGGCCGACCTCCGGTTTACGCATATTCGCAAGCCGCTCCGCGCCAAAGCCGGACACAACGTCAGCCAGATGCACTATGCCAAGAAGGGCATCATCACGCCGGAAATGGAATTCATCGCGATCCGGGAGAATCAGTCCCGCGCAAGGGCCAAAGAACTCCTGGCCTCGACCAACGGCCATGGCGGCGGCGTGTTGCAGCATCCCGGCCAAGCCTGGGGCGCGCGTATTCCAAACATCATCACCCCCGAATTCGTGCGCGACGAAGTGGCCCGCGGACGCGCGATTATCCCGAACAACATCAACCACCCGGAAACCGAGCCGATGATCATCGGCCGGAACTTCCTCGTGAAGATCAATTCCAACATCGGCAATTCCGCGGTCGCCTCCTCGATCGAGGAAGAAGTCGAAAAGATGATCTGGTCGATCCGTTGGGGCGCCGACACCGTGATGGACCTCTCGACCGGCAAAAACATTCACGAGACACGCGAGTGGATCATCCGCAACTCGCCCGTACCGATCGGCACGGTGCCGATCTATCAGGCACTCGAAAAGGTCAACGGCAAGGCCGAAGACCTGACCTGGGAAATTTTCCGGGATACGCTGATCGAGCAGGCCGAACAAGGTGTGGACTACTTCACGATCCACGCCGGAGTCCTGCTGCGTTATGTGCCGATGACAGCGAAACGCATGACCGGCATCGTCTCGCGCGGCGGCTCGATCCACGCCAAATGGTGCCTCTCGCATCACCAGGAAAACTTCGCTTATACGCACTTCGAAGAGATCTGCGAAATCATGAAGGCCTACGATGTGGCCTTCAGCCTAGGCGATGGCTTACGGCCCGGTTCGATTGCCGATGCCAACGACGAGGCGCAATTTGCCGAATTGGAGACCTTGGGCGAACTCACCAAGATCGCGCGGAACCATGATGTCCAGGTGATGATCGAAGGTCCCGGCCATGTGCCGATGCATATGATTCAAGAGAACATGGAGAAGCAGCTGAAGGAATGCCAGGAGGCGCCGTTCTACACGCTGGGGCCGCTCACGACGGACATCGCTCCCGGTTATGACCACATCACCTCCGGCATCGGCGCCGCGATGATCGGCTGGTATGGTTGCGCGATGCTCTGTTATGTCACGCCGAAAGAACACCTCGGTCTGCCGACCAAGGAGGATGTAAAGGTCGGCGTCGTGACGTACAAGATTGCCGCCCACGCCGCGGACCTGGCCAAAGGCCATCCGGGTGCCCAAGCGCGTGACAACGCCTTATCAAAAGCGCGCTTTGAGTTCCGCTGGGAAGATCAATTCAACCTGTCGCTGGACCCGGACACCGCCCGCTCGTATCACGATGCGACGCTGCCGGACAATGCCGCGAAGGTCGCGCATTTCTGCAGCATGTGCGGACCGCATTTCTGTTCGATGAAGATCACGCAGGACGTCCGCGACTATGCGGCACAGAAACAGCTGGAGGAGCAGCAGGCCATCCAGATCGGCATGAAAGAAAAATCAGAAGAATTCAAAAAGGCCGGTTCAGAAATCTATCTATAA
- a CDS encoding undecaprenyl-diphosphate phosphatase has product MNWGPELAIILGIIEGLTEFLPVSSTGHLILVGHALGFTGDIASNVEISIQLGSILAIIAYERTKLASLASHAFREQRDFRSLVAARGNASWTTLIQQSIQAQPNLWFVIGLGLAFLPAALVGFLAHKSIKAYLFSPTTVAISLIVGGIIILVVERMRDRVRVKELLQVTPRLAIWVGIAQCASLIPGMSRSGSTIVGGLLAGLDRRVATEYSFFLALPTMIIATIYQMLKSQAAFSQDDYVALGIGLVVSFAVAWAVIAAFLTYVQRHSLSVFAYYRMVLGVIVLLVVR; this is encoded by the coding sequence ATGAATTGGGGCCCGGAGCTCGCGATCATTCTCGGCATCATCGAAGGACTGACGGAATTTCTTCCCGTCTCCTCGACAGGCCATCTCATTCTCGTCGGACACGCGCTCGGATTCACCGGAGACATCGCTTCGAACGTCGAGATTTCGATCCAGCTAGGATCCATCCTCGCCATCATCGCCTACGAACGCACCAAGCTGGCCTCGCTGGCCTCGCATGCATTCCGTGAACAGCGTGACTTCCGGTCGCTCGTGGCCGCCCGAGGTAATGCCTCGTGGACAACTCTCATTCAGCAGTCCATTCAAGCCCAGCCGAACCTCTGGTTTGTCATCGGCTTAGGATTGGCCTTCTTGCCCGCAGCGCTCGTGGGATTCCTCGCCCATAAGTCCATCAAGGCCTATCTTTTCTCACCGACGACCGTGGCGATTTCGCTGATCGTCGGCGGCATCATCATCCTGGTGGTCGAACGGATGCGGGACCGCGTACGTGTGAAGGAACTGCTCCAGGTCACGCCCCGCTTGGCGATCTGGGTCGGCATCGCCCAATGCGCCTCATTGATTCCCGGCATGTCCCGTTCCGGCTCCACGATTGTCGGCGGACTGCTGGCCGGTCTCGATCGCCGCGTCGCCACGGAATACTCCTTCTTCCTGGCACTGCCGACGATGATCATTGCCACCATTTACCAAATGCTGAAATCCCAAGCCGCCTTCAGCCAGGACGATTACGTCGCGCTCGGGATCGGCCTGGTGGTCTCGTTCGCCGTCGCCTGGGCCGTCATCGCGGCCTTTCTCACCTATGTGCAACGCCACAGCCTGAGCGTCTTCGCCTACTACCGCATGGTGCTGGGCGTCATCGTGCTGCTGGTCGTCCGCTAA
- the nadA gene encoding quinolinate synthase NadA gives MKTVATLPRPITDYQSLSAEELFERTRAAKRTLGDRVMILGHNYQRDEVIQHADFRGDSLILAQVAEQRSDRPYVVFCGVHFMAETADVLSRSNQTVILPDMAAGCSMADMAAIEQVEQCWDALGRVVPVEETVMPAVYVNSAAILKAFCGEHGGLTCTSSNARKVIEWSWARREKILFFPDEHLGRNTANKMGIPREQMIVWDPFMPRGGNSVEAIKRAKLILWKGHCSVHQMFQPSHVDYFRKQYPDVKVIVHPECHEDVVNKADLVGSTEYIIRTITAAPAGTTWAVGTELNLVNRLKHEQTDKKVFFLSSTVCQCATMYRIDAPHLCWALENLADGHVVNRIVVPDDEKQWAKVALDRMMALS, from the coding sequence GTGAAAACGGTCGCCACGCTTCCCCGTCCCATTACCGACTATCAATCCTTGTCTGCCGAAGAACTCTTCGAACGGACTCGCGCGGCCAAACGGACGCTGGGTGACCGGGTGATGATCCTCGGCCATAATTATCAACGCGATGAAGTGATTCAGCATGCCGATTTCCGCGGCGACTCCCTGATTCTCGCGCAGGTGGCCGAGCAGCGTTCCGATCGGCCCTATGTCGTGTTTTGCGGCGTGCACTTCATGGCGGAGACCGCCGATGTGTTGAGCCGGTCCAATCAAACGGTCATTCTCCCCGACATGGCGGCAGGCTGTTCCATGGCTGACATGGCGGCGATCGAGCAGGTCGAACAGTGCTGGGATGCGCTCGGGCGGGTGGTGCCAGTCGAAGAAACGGTGATGCCGGCGGTGTATGTGAACTCCGCCGCGATCTTGAAAGCGTTCTGCGGCGAACATGGCGGGCTGACCTGCACCTCGTCCAATGCGCGGAAAGTCATCGAATGGAGCTGGGCGAGGCGCGAGAAGATCCTGTTTTTCCCCGATGAGCATCTGGGGCGGAACACGGCCAACAAGATGGGCATTCCTCGCGAGCAAATGATTGTCTGGGATCCCTTCATGCCGCGAGGCGGCAATTCGGTGGAGGCGATCAAGCGGGCGAAGCTGATTCTGTGGAAGGGCCATTGCAGCGTCCACCAGATGTTTCAGCCGTCGCACGTGGACTATTTCCGCAAGCAGTACCCGGACGTGAAGGTCATCGTCCATCCCGAATGCCATGAGGATGTGGTGAACAAGGCAGATTTGGTGGGCTCGACGGAGTACATCATCCGCACCATTACGGCGGCGCCGGCGGGCACCACCTGGGCGGTTGGTACCGAACTGAACCTGGTCAATCGCCTGAAGCATGAGCAGACCGATAAGAAGGTGTTTTTCCTCTCCTCGACCGTCTGCCAATGCGCGACCATGTACCGGATCGATGCCCCGCATCTCTGCTGGGCGCTGGAAAACCTTGCCGACGGCCATGTCGTGAACCGGATTGTGGTCCCGGATGACGAAAAGCAGTGGGCGAAGGTGGCGTTGGACCGCATGATGGCCCTCAGTTAG
- a CDS encoding DUF2024 family protein: MANQMDSVHVYDTWVKGKNGKLHFDVMTTSQEKALVLAKQYLVGIGEPNAVITLKECQFCHSEPLVMFSEEQQRQFREQGGFIITMPA, translated from the coding sequence ATGGCAAACCAAATGGACAGCGTCCACGTGTACGATACCTGGGTTAAAGGAAAGAACGGCAAACTGCACTTCGACGTGATGACCACAAGTCAGGAAAAGGCTCTGGTCCTCGCCAAGCAATATCTGGTGGGAATCGGTGAACCGAACGCGGTCATCACCCTTAAGGAATGCCAGTTCTGCCACAGCGAACCGCTCGTCATGTTTTCGGAAGAGCAGCAGCGCCAGTTTCGGGAGCAGGGCGGCTTCATCATTACGATGCCGGCCTGA